From the Misgurnus anguillicaudatus chromosome 17, ASM2758022v2, whole genome shotgun sequence genome, one window contains:
- the gpbar1 gene encoding G-protein coupled bile acid receptor 1, with product MDQLDKLSIENLIFYLTVPLSSIIILANLFIIVGIACNRQLHNTPNYFFLSLLVADLFTGIALPFIPRMSLDRKLDFKNCLLMYILPNFLFLSFLFNLVMVHYERYLCIVSPLHHSQFWVHRCFPMALLIVWIPPLLYASLPAFGWNNWVEPNANKSSDLNETAGNYTGGDEVCSYKQVFPETFIYLEVYGLVLPAMLSIAGMTGRVLWIARKQVKNICKLQRAVDRLQQQSDHEQQLNMRYAKCVAAVSLTFLVCWVPYIIYQLIAMAALQSGVSSSSSTLYIIMSCTGIGGMAVIPMILGLANKQYTEPISRLICKLRNRNRAGQNSRDIAL from the coding sequence ATGGATCAACTTGACAAGCTGAGCATCGAGAACTTAATCTTCTATCTTACAGTGCCACTGTCTTCAATCATCATCCTGGCAAATCTCTTCATCATAGTGGGCATAGCCTGCAACCGTCAGCTACACAACACTCCCAACTACTTTTTCCTGAGCCTGCTGGTGGCCGATCTTTTCACCGGCATCGCCCTGCCGTTTATTCCTCGCATGTCGCTTGACCGCAAGCTAGATTTCAAGAATTGCTTGCTGATGTACATATTACCCAACTTTTTGTTTCTGTCTTTCCTCTTTAATCTAGTCATGGTGCATTATGAGCGCTACCTGTGCATAGTCAGTCCGCTGCACCACAGTCAGTTTTGGGTCCATCGCTGCTTTCCCATGGCTTTGTTGATCGTCTGGATTCCCCCATTGCTTTACGCATCACTTCCTGCGTTTGGCTGGAATAACTGGGTGGAGCCTAATGCAAACAAGAGCTCGGACTTAAACGAGACAGCTGGGAACTACACCGGAGGGGATGAGGTTTGCTCCTACAAACAAGTGTTTCcagaaacatttatttatttggaagTGTACGGGTTGGTGCTTCCGGCCATGCTGTCCATCGCAGGCATGACGGGCCGGGTGTTGTGGATAGCACGCAAGCAAGTAAAGAACATATGTAAGCTTCAGCGTGCCGTCGACCGTCTACAGCAGCAGTCGGACCACGAGCAACAGCTCAACATGCGCTACGCCAAATGCGTGGCCGCCGTGTCCCTCACGTTCCTGGTCTGCTGGGTGCCGTACATCATCTATCAGCTGATAGCTATGGCGGCCCTGCAGAGCGGCGTGAGCTCGTCCAGCTCTACTTTATACATTATCATGTCCTGTACGGGCATCGGCGGCATGGCCGTCATTCCAATGATTCTGGGGCTGGCCAACAAACAGTACACAGAGCCCATCAGCAGACTTATATGTAAGCTGAGAAACCGCAACAGAGCTGGACAAAACAGCAGAGATATTGCACTTTAA